In Chionomys nivalis chromosome 21, mChiNiv1.1, whole genome shotgun sequence, the genomic window TAGCCCAACCCCTCTTCCATCTCTGGAGAACTGCCATGGATGGGACCCTCTAACAACAGAGCAGCTCCctctgggaaggagagaaaaacagtTACTCATTGGAACCCGACCCCACAACTGCCAACTACAACAGTGTGCTGTTGCCCTTTaaaaaaagatgattttttattttatgcatgagtgtttgcctgcgcgtatgtatgtgcaccatgtttgTGCTGTGCCcctggagttcagaagaggaatTGTGAACTGTTGTGAGACACGGGGGTGCTGGGAAgggaacctggatcctctgtacCAGTGGCCAgtgcctttaacagctgagccatctctccagccctgaaaactGCCATTCACAGAGGAGGGAGGATGTCTACTATAGCTCTCTGTACACGCAGAATGCGTCCTCAGTCCTCAGAATTTCTTTGGCTAGTCTCCTACTTAATACTATCGCCTCACCACATGGCAAGAGCCCTACCACAAGGGCATACCCAGCCTGCCAGATGGCTTTTTTCAACAAATAtgatctcccctcccccaacagacTTTTACAACTTAACTCTGCTCAGGTGCCTCGGGGAGCTTGTCTACTCAAGTGCTTGTAGGAGAGGAACAAAGGAGAGTTCCAGATCTCCTTAGAGCGTCTCAGACCACACATATTCTGGGACATCAATGTAATTTCTGTGCTGTTCCTGGCTGGCTTTGTAGCGCTTCTGTTCTCGGTAGCCCCGCAGGGCCAGCACCACGCTGGCTGTGTACATAATCACCAGAAGACAAGCGAAGGTGGCCGCTGCCCCATCCGTGCCCGCCAGCTGGCAGTTCATCCAGGTGAGACCCTTACGGGCATAGAGCCTCTCTCTGTTTTTGCAAGTGTCTGTGGAATTGATGCTCAGTGCACCGTACAGGTAAAAGCCAACGCCCACACAGTAACCTACTGCGGCCAAGAGGCTGAAGGTTGCCTCTGACAGCAGCCACCTCCCAGAGAGCTTCCTTAGACTCTTGGCTCCCTTCAGTAAAACGCCCATCGTGAGGACGCCCAGTCCTAGGGAAACAGCCACGCCGCCATAGATCAGGGGCGACCGCAGGATCGTGTACCGCTGGTCCAGCTGCCGAACCTGCTCCAGTTCTGTACCCTCAAAAGGGGAGTAGTAGTTATTCCCGAAGCCACTGCCGCTGGTAAAGCTGGCGCTGAATCCGGCCAGGACAAAGTAGGAAGCCACGATGCATATGAGAACCATGCCATTCAAAATCACCTCCACTATCTGCACCACACCTGGGGGAAGAGAGAGTCCGGTTTAAGGCTGCATCACTCACCAGGGGAACTAGGGATCCCCTGGCTCCAAAGGAGGATGACGGGGGCTCAATTCAGCAACCTGATCAACAttcttggttttgtcttttttttttttttttttaaagtcatttaaaggggctggagagatggctcagcgtttaagagcattgcctgctcttccaaaggtcctgagttcgattcccaacaaccacatggtggctcacaaccatctgtaatgaggtctggtgccctcttcaggcatacatgcagacagaatatagtgtacataataaataaataaataaataaataaataaataaatatttttttttaaaagtcatttaaaattttaatgcttGTGGTGGGATCCAGACATTGTGCATTTTAGGCAAGCGCTCTGCCAGTACGCTGTAAAACAACAGCCCCCCCCCAAGAAAAAATCATTGCCGGTTGGGTGGGTGGAGCGATGGCTCGGGTAAGCGTACCTGTATCTCTTGCATAGGACCtgggctgggttcccagcacccacacagtagctcacaacctctgtaactctggctccaaagatccaatgtcctcttctgacctcagagggCGTCAGGTATGCAAGCACTGCACATGCAAAgcgctcatatacataaaatatattcttataaaaaaatcaaatgtcaaCCTGAAAATCTTGGAggcttaaaaatttaaaaaattttttttttttgacatacgGTCTTGAACTCTATctacctgtctcagcctcccaagtattaggattacaggtgtacagaACTGCAATTGTACCCTTAGGCATTCACCCTAAAGAAATAAAGTTACTTGGTAGTTCAAGGAGGAGAACCTTgggcaggaggccagcctgggctacacaatgagagcCAGCCTcgaaatttaaaaaaggaagaaaaacacaataacatGATCGCGAGTCTCCTAGTGTTGGCTTTATTTGTAACAGCCGAGTCTTGGGATGACTTTGCCTTGAGCAGTGAATGATCCAGGTAcccccattccccacccccaccctgtctATTTCCAGAGAATGAGAGGCAGCAACCTGGGTGAATTTCAAAGTATTTGAGTGGAGGGAAAGTTCTGGTCTCAAAAGGTTACATGATCCCGTCTGAGGAGCGGTCTCAGTGGGACAGAATGCGGCACACTTGGCGCACGGGCAGTGCCGGGGACGGGCTAAGTGGGGTTGGAGAAGAGGATGGGTGAAGGCGCAGCACTAGCGGGGGCTGCTGGGATGGAGTTTCTGGGCGTCCTTGTGGTGAGCACACTAATGATAAAGCGGGACACGGATGAGTgtgaggggcggggggggggggtcgggaGGCGgcggcaggggtgtgtgtgtgagagagctacCCAGCTCTGAAGATCACCACTTTCTTGGGCCCTGCTATCCTCATTCAAGACACACAAATGCGGGGAAACTACCGAAGGGGATGAAAGGCCGCCCTGTGCAGCCCTGTGACTTCTTGTGAAATTTCAAATGAAAAGTTTGAAAAAACCATTACTGTCACGAAGTATAAACTGAAATGTTTCATTCCTGCTCTCCACGCCCCCCAGTACAGTCTCGCTGTGTAGCCCAGATGGTCACAAACTCTTACCCGGCCGCCACGACCCCCAGCATTTTCTTAGCTTCCTAACaatccctgcttctgtctcctgttctctgtgtgtgtgtgtgcatgtttgtggtgGGAGGTTGTGCATGTCCACGTGTCGAGTGTCATTCCTTGGAggttcttttctttgagacagggctgtTGCTGAGCCGGAACTTCACCAGAAAGAACTACCTACCAGTGCGTTCCAGGAGGccaccatctctgcctcccatctcatcaGCCCAAGACTGACAGGAACCCACCACCAAGAATGGCTTTTGACACATggtctggggatctgaactgaggtccttATGATTGTGAGACGGGTTCTTTACCAACAAAACCATCTCCTTAG contains:
- the Marveld3 gene encoding MARVEL domain-containing protein 3 isoform X1, with amino-acid sequence MEDPLGTRESRARPRERDRERRPHSDRDRHVERPRDRTGDRHRERNGDVRGNGDRRAGRERRTDRDPRQDGHRDAGHRAAEQRAWDRPLQSRARPEPWVPSWDTAPTPRPAPWGGPEPPRKQGLGRRGLDSELASERYVSLHSQPERQEEEDYKSEAEGLLECHQCKYLCSGRGVVQIVEVILNGMVLICIVASYFVLAGFSASFTSGSGFGNNYYSPFEGTELEQVRQLDQRYTILRSPLIYGGVAVSLGLGVLTMGVLLKGAKSLRKLSGRWLLSEATFSLLAAVGYCVGVGFYLYGALSINSTDTCKNRERLYARKGLTWMNCQLAGTDGAAATFACLLVIMYTASVVLALRGYREQKRYKASQEQHRNYIDVPEYVWSETL